In Pseudomonas nunensis, a single window of DNA contains:
- the pgaD gene encoding poly-beta-1,6-N-acetyl-D-glucosamine biosynthesis protein PgaD yields the protein MKIIRTRQRPFLVVIDACFTVLAWIGLLYLLVRGLWPLIDTHDGPRIDASVFDALGTLQIYLWVAVLNAVILISWARYQHRKSKSFAQRRLPAPVVDDHGLSKSFKLSGDRLEKLRTPGSMTIHNNQDGDVSHVVTHYFPIDPAPPVTRLAPLEHPLVIRLPAEDDDNREPVIHL from the coding sequence ATGAAAATTATCAGAACCCGGCAGCGGCCCTTTCTGGTCGTGATCGATGCCTGCTTCACGGTGCTGGCCTGGATCGGCCTGCTCTATCTGTTGGTGCGCGGGTTGTGGCCGCTGATCGATACCCACGACGGGCCACGCATCGATGCGTCGGTGTTCGACGCACTCGGCACCTTGCAGATTTATTTGTGGGTGGCGGTGTTGAACGCGGTGATCCTGATTTCCTGGGCGCGTTATCAACATCGTAAAAGCAAAAGCTTCGCCCAGCGTCGTTTGCCGGCACCGGTGGTGGATGATCACGGGTTGAGCAAGAGCTTCAAGCTGAGCGGTGATCGGTTGGAGAAATTGCGCACGCCGGGCTCGATGACGATTCACAACAACCAGGATGGCGATGTGAGCCATGTGGTCACGCACTACTTTCCGATTGATCCGGCGCCGCCAGTGACGCGGCTGGCACCGCTGGAGCATCCGTTGGTGATTCGATTGCCGGCGGAAGATGACGACAATCGCGAACCGGTGATCCATCTCTAA
- the pgaC gene encoding poly-beta-1,6-N-acetyl-D-glucosamine synthase has translation MLDRLLALLVLAIVLGIPLGLIFLVTGQFLMDFVFFYPLFMSGLWIAGGLYFWLHWERHWPWKDDTLPPPLAGEPLISILIPCYNEGDNAADTIHAALAQHYPNIEVIAINDGSKDNTAAVLDALATQDPRLRVLHLAENQGKAVALRMGAIAAHSEYLVCIDGDALLAPNTAAYLVAPMLDNARLGAVTGNPRIRTRSTLVGRVQVGEFSSIIGLIKRTQRVFGRIFTVSGVIVAFRRTALNRVGFWSPDMITEDIDISWKLQLDHWSIFYEPRALCWILMPETLGGLWKQRLRWAQGGAEVLFKNIRGIWQYRHRYLWPLLFEYCLSTGWAFTFLLSVIFWAVGKFIEMPSAIAVDHLLPPAFTGLLLAMVCLVQFAVSILIDRRYEKGLGKTMFWVVWYPLMFWLISLLTTLVSFPKVLFGQHQKRARWVSPDRGIKPLHDEEEEVIK, from the coding sequence ATGCTGGATAGACTTTTGGCCCTGCTGGTACTGGCGATCGTCCTCGGGATACCCCTGGGGCTGATCTTCCTGGTCACCGGGCAATTCCTGATGGACTTCGTGTTCTTTTATCCCCTGTTCATGTCCGGGCTGTGGATCGCCGGTGGCCTGTATTTCTGGCTGCACTGGGAACGCCACTGGCCGTGGAAGGACGACACGTTGCCGCCGCCATTGGCCGGCGAGCCGCTGATTTCGATCCTGATCCCTTGCTACAACGAAGGCGACAACGCCGCCGACACCATTCACGCGGCGCTGGCCCAGCATTACCCGAACATCGAAGTGATCGCGATCAACGACGGCTCCAAGGACAACACCGCCGCCGTGCTCGACGCGTTGGCGACACAAGATCCCCGCCTGCGGGTGCTGCACCTGGCGGAAAACCAGGGCAAAGCCGTGGCCCTGCGCATGGGGGCCATTGCGGCGCATAGCGAATATCTGGTGTGCATCGACGGTGACGCGCTGTTGGCGCCGAACACGGCGGCGTATCTGGTCGCGCCAATGCTCGATAACGCACGCCTCGGTGCGGTGACCGGCAACCCGCGTATTCGCACCCGTTCGACGCTGGTGGGACGGGTGCAGGTCGGCGAGTTCTCGTCGATCATTGGTTTGATCAAGCGTACGCAACGGGTGTTCGGACGGATCTTTACCGTCTCCGGGGTGATCGTCGCGTTCCGGCGCACGGCGCTGAATCGGGTCGGCTTCTGGAGCCCGGACATGATTACCGAAGACATCGACATCAGTTGGAAGCTGCAACTGGATCACTGGAGCATCTTCTACGAGCCCCGCGCCCTGTGCTGGATTCTGATGCCGGAAACCCTCGGCGGCCTGTGGAAGCAGCGTCTGCGCTGGGCCCAGGGCGGCGCCGAAGTGCTGTTCAAGAACATTCGCGGCATCTGGCAGTACCGCCACCGCTACCTGTGGCCGCTGCTGTTCGAATACTGCCTGTCCACCGGTTGGGCCTTCACTTTCCTGCTGTCGGTGATCTTCTGGGCCGTGGGCAAATTCATCGAAATGCCTTCTGCAATTGCTGTGGACCATTTGCTGCCACCGGCGTTTACCGGGTTGCTGCTGGCGATGGTCTGCCTGGTGCAATTTGCGGTCAGTATCTTGATCGACCGGCGTTATGAAAAAGGCCTGGGCAAGACCATGTTCTGGGTCGTCTGGTATCCCTTGATGTTCTGGCTCATCAGTCTGCTTACCACGCTGGTCAGCTTCCCCAAAGTGCTGTTCGGCCAACATCAGAAACGCGCGCGTTGGGTCAGCCCTGACCGGGGTATCAAACCGCTGCATGATGAAGAGGAAGAGGTCATCAAATGA